One stretch of Pseudomonas fragi DNA includes these proteins:
- the ccmB gene encoding heme exporter protein CcmB, which translates to MSVFAVLVAREARLLFRRPAELANPLVFFAIVIAMFPLAVGPETKLLQTLSPGLLWVAALLAVLLSLDGLFRSDFEDGSLEQWVLSSHPLPLLVLAKVLAHWAFSGLALVILSPLLALMLGLPVACLPVLLMSLLLGTPVLSLLGAVGAALTVGLKRGGLLLALLILPLYIPVLILGSGALQAALQGMPATGYLLWLGSLTALAVTLTPFAIAAGLKISVGE; encoded by the coding sequence ATGAGTGTGTTTGCTGTGTTGGTAGCGCGCGAAGCGCGTTTGCTGTTTCGCCGCCCGGCCGAATTGGCCAACCCGTTGGTGTTCTTCGCCATCGTGATTGCAATGTTTCCGCTGGCCGTCGGCCCGGAGACTAAATTGTTGCAAACCTTGTCTCCAGGCCTGCTGTGGGTCGCGGCCCTTTTAGCGGTTTTGCTCTCGCTGGACGGGCTTTTTCGCAGTGATTTCGAGGACGGATCGCTTGAGCAGTGGGTCCTTTCGTCGCACCCCCTGCCTCTACTGGTGCTGGCCAAAGTACTGGCACACTGGGCGTTTTCCGGCCTGGCGCTGGTTATCCTGTCACCCCTGCTGGCCTTGATGCTCGGGCTGCCGGTGGCGTGCCTGCCGGTGTTGCTGATGTCTTTGCTGCTGGGCACGCCGGTGTTGAGCCTGCTCGGTGCCGTGGGCGCTGCCCTGACCGTGGGCCTCAAGCGCGGCGGCTTGCTGCTGGCGCTGCTGATTCTGCCTTTATATATCCCGGTATTGATCCTTGGCAGCGGCGCCCTGCAGGCGGCTTTGCAAGGCATGCCTGCAACCGGTTATTTGCTGTGGCTTGGTAGCCTGACCGCCCTGGCTGTAACCCTGACACCTTTTGCAATAGCTGCCGGCCTGAAAATCAGCGTCGGCGAATAA
- a CDS encoding DUF2802 domain-containing protein, whose translation MILEAAVIVLGLLWAVTLWLFISHVRRQRVLAAQQAAGDEQRDRRLRELTRRLDTYQNGNVQMGEALHELRAVVAPLPEKLTQLEQRDPTSLSFNQAARLVSMGASVDELTQACGLTQAEAELMSKMYKG comes from the coding sequence TTGATCCTTGAGGCGGCGGTAATCGTCCTGGGCCTGCTGTGGGCCGTGACCCTGTGGCTGTTTATCAGCCATGTGCGGCGCCAGCGCGTGCTGGCGGCGCAACAGGCGGCGGGCGATGAACAGCGTGACCGGCGCCTGCGGGAACTGACGCGGCGCCTGGACACCTACCAGAACGGTAATGTGCAAATGGGCGAAGCCCTGCACGAACTGCGTGCCGTTGTCGCACCGCTGCCCGAGAAACTGACCCAGCTGGAACAGCGCGACCCTACCAGCCTGTCGTTCAACCAGGCGGCGCGGCTGGTGAGCATGGGTGCCAGTGTCGACGAACTGACCCAGGCTTGCGGCCTGACCCAGGCTGAAGCCGAGCTGATGAGCAAGATGTACAAGGGCTGA
- a CDS encoding flagellar hook-length control protein FliK: MKGDMNIPPIPQPAPSSVRQGLVGGEVLKLLQPAESLIRPGQSAQAEVLALKQNDLTFQLLLKLTLAGGREANVQASSNFPLPLGTQLAVTQPSAGNLAISLQQALSSSVATLTRLDTQQLPVGTLLQGKVLTTQALAQPAGQAAVYRSLVTLLNSPLSGSTLTLDSPQPLRIGSLLSARVDGPQSLNFVPLSGRQEQLAVAQQLATQQRRQGSLEGLLNALQKLPASTDMPAELRTSIDKLLAGLPAPAQLSNAKGLGDALLNSGAFLEARLLNGQTQALAPDMKATLLRLIAQILPGLPASTSFNPAMAASTQAQALPTFVRNALGMLGQVSAKPQPGGFPLPQRLLQSGEGEDSLENLLKLAAAAVSRLQSHQLSSLEQSGRTADGGVLTTWQLEIPMRNAHDIVPLQVKFQREDPPEKQAQDKPESREIKDQLWRVELAFDLAPLGPLHVQAQLLRGNLSGQLWAEQAYTASLIESQLGALRQRLSDAGLSVTDLDCHQGTPPQSGHTRLEQRWVDETA; encoded by the coding sequence ATGAAAGGCGACATGAATATTCCACCCATCCCACAACCCGCCCCCAGCAGTGTGCGTCAGGGGCTTGTGGGCGGTGAAGTGCTCAAGCTGCTGCAACCTGCCGAGAGCCTGATAAGACCCGGCCAGAGCGCCCAGGCCGAGGTGCTGGCGCTCAAGCAGAACGACCTGACCTTCCAGCTTTTGCTCAAGTTGACCCTGGCCGGTGGCCGCGAAGCCAACGTGCAGGCCAGCAGCAATTTCCCCCTGCCGCTGGGCACCCAACTGGCCGTGACCCAACCTTCGGCGGGCAACCTGGCGATCAGCCTGCAACAGGCACTGAGCAGCAGCGTCGCCACCCTGACCCGCCTCGACACCCAACAACTGCCCGTGGGCACCCTGCTGCAAGGCAAGGTCCTGACCACCCAGGCACTGGCGCAACCTGCCGGGCAAGCGGCGGTTTACCGTTCGCTGGTGACCCTGCTCAACAGCCCGCTGAGTGGCAGCACCCTGACCCTGGACAGCCCGCAGCCCTTGCGGATCGGCAGTTTGCTCAGTGCACGGGTGGACGGCCCGCAGAGCCTCAACTTTGTGCCACTGAGCGGGCGTCAGGAGCAACTGGCAGTAGCGCAACAACTGGCAACACAACAGCGCCGGCAAGGCTCGCTGGAGGGCCTGCTCAACGCCCTGCAAAAACTGCCGGCCAGTACCGACATGCCTGCCGAACTGCGCACCTCCATCGACAAACTACTGGCCGGTTTGCCTGCACCCGCGCAATTGAGCAACGCCAAGGGCCTGGGCGATGCCCTGCTCAACAGCGGCGCCTTTCTGGAAGCGCGGTTGCTGAACGGGCAAACCCAGGCACTGGCCCCGGACATGAAAGCCACCTTGCTGCGCCTGATTGCGCAGATCCTGCCCGGCCTGCCAGCCAGCACCAGCTTCAACCCCGCTATGGCTGCCAGCACCCAGGCCCAGGCGCTGCCGACTTTTGTGCGCAACGCCCTGGGCATGCTTGGCCAGGTCAGCGCCAAACCGCAGCCCGGCGGCTTCCCGCTGCCCCAGCGGTTGTTGCAAAGCGGCGAAGGTGAAGACAGCCTGGAAAACCTGCTGAAACTGGCGGCAGCGGCCGTGTCACGCCTGCAAAGCCATCAGCTATCCAGCCTGGAACAGAGCGGGCGCACCGCCGATGGCGGGGTACTGACCACCTGGCAACTGGAAATCCCCATGCGCAATGCCCACGACATCGTGCCGTTGCAGGTCAAGTTCCAGCGTGAAGACCCGCCGGAAAAACAAGCGCAAGACAAACCCGAGTCCCGGGAAATCAAGGATCAACTGTGGCGCGTGGAGCTGGCCTTCGACCTTGCCCCGCTGGGCCCGCTGCATGTGCAGGCGCAGCTGCTGCGCGGCAACCTGTCGGGCCAGTTGTGGGCCGAGCAGGCGTACACTGCAAGCCTGATCGAAAGCCAGTTGGGCGCCTTGCGCCAGCGCCTGAGTGATGCCGGATTGAGCGTAACCGATCTGGATTGCCATCAAGGTACCCCGCCACAAAGTGGCCATACCCGTCTGGAACAACGCTGGGTGGATGAAACCGCATGA
- a CDS encoding EscU/YscU/HrcU family type III secretion system export apparatus switch protein, with translation MNTPAEPRQAIALKYDGKQAPTLTAKGDDELAEAILALAREYEVPIYENAELVKLLARMELGDSIPQELYRTLAEIIAFAWQLKGKFPQGFDPQAEPEERDITPR, from the coding sequence ATGAATACACCTGCCGAACCACGCCAGGCGATTGCCCTCAAATACGACGGCAAGCAGGCCCCTACCCTCACCGCCAAGGGTGATGATGAACTGGCCGAAGCCATCCTGGCCCTGGCCCGCGAATACGAAGTGCCAATTTACGAAAATGCCGAGCTGGTCAAATTACTGGCGCGCATGGAATTGGGCGACAGCATCCCGCAAGAGCTGTACCGCACACTGGCAGAGATTATTGCCTTTGCCTGGCAGCTTAAAGGCAAGTTCCCGCAGGGTTTTGACCCACAGGCCGAGCCGGAGGAACGGGACATCACCCCCCGTTAA
- a CDS encoding LysR substrate-binding domain-containing protein, with translation MDTRYLKSLIAVVDCGSIAKAARLENLTAAAISQRIVALERQLGMALLVRVGHEAKPSLACMDLLPRARAIVNEVALLAGDADSQGLTGPLRIGAISTVLTGLLPQALRALTRSTPQLKPVIVPGTSRALYQALETGELDAAIVVAPPFALSKAFDAVLLREEALVFIAREHAAQSIDSRLQNSPYIQYDPDAWGGRHALQYLQDHHLSPAALLDLDALETIALLTAEGLGVSLVPCWSGIERWTGSCVVEPVGDERYDRRIVLLSHAQGPRRRMVGALQQALLEL, from the coding sequence ATGGATACCCGCTACCTCAAAAGTCTGATTGCCGTGGTGGATTGCGGCTCGATCGCCAAGGCGGCACGCCTGGAGAACCTTACGGCTGCCGCAATCAGCCAGCGTATTGTGGCGCTCGAACGGCAACTGGGCATGGCGCTTCTGGTGCGCGTCGGGCATGAAGCCAAACCCAGCCTGGCCTGTATGGACTTGCTGCCCAGGGCACGCGCCATTGTTAATGAAGTGGCCCTGCTGGCGGGTGATGCCGACAGCCAGGGCCTGACCGGGCCCTTGCGCATCGGCGCTATTTCAACCGTGCTCACAGGGCTTCTGCCCCAGGCCTTGCGCGCCTTGACCCGATCAACCCCGCAATTGAAACCGGTGATAGTGCCCGGCACGTCGCGCGCGCTGTATCAGGCGCTCGAAACTGGTGAGCTGGATGCCGCCATCGTGGTTGCCCCGCCGTTTGCCCTGAGCAAGGCCTTCGATGCGGTGTTGCTGCGCGAGGAAGCCTTGGTGTTTATCGCCCGTGAGCACGCGGCCCAGAGTATCGACAGCCGCCTGCAAAACAGCCCGTATATTCAATACGACCCCGACGCCTGGGGTGGTCGCCATGCCCTGCAATACCTGCAGGATCACCACCTGTCACCCGCTGCCCTGCTGGACCTGGATGCCCTGGAAACCATTGCGTTGCTGACGGCCGAGGGGCTGGGGGTGAGCCTGGTGCCTTGCTGGTCGGGGATCGAGCGCTGGACCGGCAGTTGTGTCGTGGAGCCGGTGGGTGATGAGCGTTATGACCGCAGGATTGTGCTGCTCAGCCATGCCCAGGGGCCACGGCGGCGAATGGTTGGGGCGTTGCAACAGGCGCTGCTGGAGTTGTAG
- a CDS encoding VOC family protein, whose amino-acid sequence MQSLFHFAYHVHDLGSARRFYCDVLGCTEGRSTESWVDIDFFGHQLSLHLGEPFAVSHSGKVGEHWVPMPHFGVVLALPDWHALKERLLSHDVQFVLAPTLRFAGTAGEQATMFFLDPSGNPIEIKGFADWASVYAV is encoded by the coding sequence GTGCAATCACTTTTTCATTTCGCCTATCACGTTCATGACCTGGGCTCGGCGCGACGCTTTTACTGCGACGTGCTGGGCTGCACGGAGGGGCGCAGCACGGAAAGCTGGGTGGATATCGACTTTTTCGGTCATCAATTGTCGTTGCACCTGGGCGAGCCCTTTGCTGTCAGCCATAGCGGCAAAGTCGGCGAGCACTGGGTGCCCATGCCGCATTTCGGCGTGGTACTGGCCCTGCCTGACTGGCACGCCCTCAAGGAACGCCTGCTCAGCCATGACGTGCAGTTTGTATTGGCGCCGACCCTGCGTTTTGCCGGGACGGCGGGGGAGCAGGCGACGATGTTTTTCCTCGACCCCTCGGGCAATCCCATCGAAATCAAGGGCTTTGCCGATTGGGCATCCGTGTATGCCGTGTAA
- the ccmA gene encoding cytochrome c biogenesis heme-transporting ATPase CcmA, with the protein MTSPLLEAVALACERDWRMLFEHLELRLASGDMLQISGPNGSGKTSLLRLLAGLMQPTAGEVRLNGMALSAQRHELTSNLLWIGHAAGIKDLLSAEENLSWLCALHRPATREAIWAALAAVGLQGFEDVPCHTLSAGQQRRVALARLYLDSPPLWILDEPFTALDKQGVAQLEEHLARHCENGGMVVLTTHHTLIRMPAGYRNIDLGQWAV; encoded by the coding sequence GTGACCAGCCCTCTTTTAGAAGCCGTAGCGCTCGCTTGTGAGCGTGACTGGCGCATGCTGTTCGAACACCTCGAACTTCGTCTGGCCAGCGGCGACATGCTGCAAATCAGCGGCCCCAACGGCAGCGGCAAAACCAGCCTGCTGCGCTTGTTGGCGGGCCTGATGCAGCCAACGGCTGGCGAAGTGCGGCTTAACGGTATGGCCTTGAGCGCCCAGCGTCATGAACTGACCAGCAACTTGCTGTGGATCGGCCATGCGGCGGGGATCAAGGATTTGCTTAGCGCCGAAGAAAACCTCAGCTGGCTGTGTGCCCTGCATCGCCCGGCAACCCGCGAGGCCATCTGGGCTGCACTGGCCGCGGTTGGCTTGCAGGGCTTTGAAGACGTGCCGTGCCACACCTTGTCAGCAGGGCAGCAGCGCCGTGTGGCGCTGGCCCGCCTGTATCTGGACAGCCCGCCGTTGTGGATTCTCGACGAGCCGTTTACCGCGCTCGACAAGCAAGGTGTGGCGCAACTTGAAGAGCACCTGGCCCGGCATTGCGAAAACGGCGGCATGGTGGTGCTCACCACGCACCATACCTTGATCCGTATGCCGGCCGGTTACCGCAATATCGACCTGGGGCAGTGGGCTGTATGA
- a CDS encoding heme lyase CcmF/NrfE family subunit, which yields MSGLYIPELGHLAMILALCFAIVQAIVPLMGAWRGDKLWMSLAQPAAWGQFAFLLFSFGCLTYAFMADDFSVAYVASNSNSALPWYFKFSAVWGAHEGSLLLWAMILGGWTFAVSIFSRQLPQVMLARVLAIMGMISVGFLLFLILTSDPFVRVLPQIPSDGNDLNPLLQDIGLIVHPPMLYMGYVGFSVAFAFAIAALLGGRLDAAWARWSRPWTIVAWAFLGIGITLGSWWAYYELGWGGWWFWDPVENASFMPWLVGTALIHSLAVTEKRGVFKSWTVLLAIAAFSLSLLGTFLVRSGVLTSVHAFASDPERGVFILIFLLFVVGGSLTLFALRAPVVKSHVSFKLWSRETLLLGNNLILVVAASMILLGTLYPLILDAISGAKMSVGPPYFNALFIPLMALLMVVMAIGVLVRWKDTPVKWLLGMLTPVLLGSAALSAIAGVAYGDFNWAVLTTFMLAAWVLLAGVRDIGDKTRHKGLIKGVRSLTRSYWGMQIAHLGIAVCALGVVLSSQHSAERDLRLAPGESMELGGYHFIFEGAKHFQGPNFTSDKGTVRVIRNGKEVSVLHPEKRLYTVQNSMMTEAGIDAGFTRDLYVALGEPLDNGAWAVRVHVKPFVRWIWFGGLLTGFGGLLAAMDRRYRVKVKSRVREALGMTGATA from the coding sequence ATGTCTGGACTCTATATCCCGGAATTGGGCCATCTGGCCATGATTCTGGCCCTGTGTTTTGCTATCGTGCAGGCCATCGTGCCTCTGATGGGCGCCTGGCGCGGTGACAAGTTGTGGATGAGCCTGGCGCAACCCGCCGCCTGGGGGCAATTTGCCTTCTTGTTGTTCTCCTTTGGCTGCCTGACCTACGCCTTTATGGCCGATGACTTTTCGGTGGCGTACGTAGCCAGCAACTCAAACAGCGCACTGCCGTGGTACTTCAAGTTCAGCGCGGTATGGGGTGCCCACGAAGGTTCACTGCTGTTGTGGGCGATGATCCTTGGTGGCTGGACCTTCGCCGTGTCGATCTTCTCGCGGCAGTTGCCGCAAGTGATGCTGGCGCGGGTGCTTGCAATCATGGGCATGATCAGTGTCGGCTTCCTGCTGTTCCTGATCCTGACTTCTGATCCTTTCGTACGTGTGCTGCCGCAGATTCCTTCGGATGGCAACGACCTTAATCCGCTGTTGCAGGATATCGGCCTGATTGTTCACCCGCCGATGCTGTACATGGGTTATGTCGGTTTCTCCGTGGCCTTTGCCTTCGCCATCGCCGCCTTGCTGGGCGGGCGGCTGGACGCTGCCTGGGCACGCTGGTCGCGGCCGTGGACCATCGTGGCATGGGCCTTCCTCGGTATCGGCATCACCCTCGGTTCGTGGTGGGCCTATTACGAGCTTGGCTGGGGCGGCTGGTGGTTCTGGGACCCGGTGGAGAATGCCTCGTTCATGCCGTGGCTGGTAGGCACGGCGCTGATTCACTCGCTGGCCGTGACCGAAAAACGCGGTGTGTTCAAAAGCTGGACCGTTCTGCTGGCGATTGCCGCGTTTTCCCTGAGCCTGCTGGGTACATTCCTGGTGCGTTCCGGCGTGTTGACCTCGGTGCATGCGTTCGCGTCCGACCCTGAGCGCGGCGTATTTATCCTGATCTTCCTGCTGTTTGTGGTGGGCGGTTCGCTGACCCTGTTTGCCCTGCGTGCGCCCGTGGTCAAAAGCCATGTCAGCTTCAAGCTGTGGTCACGTGAGACCCTGCTGCTGGGCAACAACCTGATCCTGGTGGTGGCCGCGTCGATGATTCTGCTCGGCACCCTGTACCCACTGATTCTGGATGCCATCAGTGGCGCCAAGATGTCGGTGGGCCCGCCGTACTTCAACGCGCTGTTTATCCCGCTGATGGCGTTGCTGATGGTGGTAATGGCCATCGGCGTGCTGGTGCGCTGGAAAGACACGCCGGTCAAATGGCTGCTGGGCATGCTCACCCCCGTACTGCTGGGCAGCGCCGCGCTGTCGGCCATTGCCGGGGTGGCCTATGGCGACTTCAACTGGGCGGTATTGACCACCTTTATGCTGGCGGCCTGGGTGCTGCTGGCCGGGGTGCGCGACATCGGTGACAAAACCCGTCACAAGGGCCTGATCAAAGGCGTGCGCAGCCTGACCCGCAGCTACTGGGGCATGCAGATTGCCCACCTGGGTATCGCCGTGTGTGCCCTGGGGGTGGTGTTGTCGAGCCAGCACAGTGCCGAGCGCGACTTGCGCCTGGCACCGGGCGAGTCGATGGAACTGGGCGGTTATCACTTTATTTTTGAAGGTGCCAAGCACTTCCAGGGTCCGAACTTTACGTCGGACAAAGGCACGGTGCGGGTGATCCGCAACGGCAAGGAAGTCAGCGTACTGCACCCGGAAAAACGCCTGTACACGGTGCAGAATTCGATGATGACCGAAGCCGGCATCGACGCCGGTTTCACCCGTGACCTCTATGTTGCGCTGGGCGAGCCCCTGGACAATGGCGCCTGGGCCGTGCGGGTGCATGTGAAACCCTTTGTGCGCTGGATCTGGTTCGGCGGCCTGCTCACAGGTTTTGGTGGACTGCTGGCAGCGATGGACCGTCGCTACCGGGTCAAGGTTAAAAGCCGCGTGCGTGAAGCACTGGGCATGACAGGAGCCACGGCATGA
- a CDS encoding heme ABC transporter permease — MMNWTWFHKLGSPKWFYAISGRLLPWLSIAAVLLITCGVVWGLAFAPPDYQQGNSFRIIYIHVPAAMLAQSCYVMLAVCGVVGLVWKMKIADVALQSAAPIGAWMTAVALVTGAVWGKPTWGSWWVWDARLTSMLILLFLYFGLIALGNAITNRDSAAKACAVLAIVGVINIPIIKYSVEWWNTLHQGATFTLTEKPAMPVEMWMPLLLTVLGFYCFFGAVLLLRMRLEVLKREARSSWVKAEVLKALEGAR; from the coding sequence GTGATGAACTGGACTTGGTTTCACAAACTCGGCTCGCCCAAATGGTTCTATGCCATCAGTGGGCGGCTGTTGCCGTGGTTAAGCATTGCCGCCGTGTTGCTGATCACCTGCGGGGTGGTCTGGGGCCTGGCCTTTGCACCGCCGGACTACCAGCAGGGCAACAGCTTCCGCATTATCTATATCCATGTTCCTGCGGCCATGCTGGCGCAATCCTGCTACGTGATGCTGGCGGTGTGCGGTGTGGTGGGGCTGGTGTGGAAGATGAAAATCGCCGACGTGGCCCTGCAATCCGCCGCCCCCATTGGCGCCTGGATGACTGCCGTGGCGCTGGTCACCGGTGCGGTGTGGGGCAAGCCGACCTGGGGCTCGTGGTGGGTCTGGGATGCGCGCCTGACCTCGATGCTGATTCTGCTGTTTCTGTACTTCGGCCTGATTGCCCTGGGCAACGCCATCACCAATCGCGACAGCGCGGCCAAGGCCTGCGCGGTGCTGGCGATTGTGGGCGTGATCAATATTCCGATCATCAAGTACTCGGTGGAGTGGTGGAACACCCTGCATCAGGGTGCGACCTTTACCCTCACCGAAAAACCGGCCATGCCCGTGGAAATGTGGATGCCGCTGTTGCTCACGGTGCTGGGCTTTTATTGCTTCTTTGGCGCGGTGCTGCTGCTGCGCATGCGCCTCGAAGTGCTCAAGCGCGAGGCCCGCAGCAGCTGGGTCAAGGCTGAGGTGTTGAAAGCCCTGGAGGGTGCGCGATGA
- the ccmE gene encoding cytochrome c maturation protein CcmE — MNPLRKKRLIIILAILVGVGAAVALALSALQQNINLFYTPTQIANGEAPLDTRIRAGGMVEDGSLKRSGDSLDVQFVVTDFNKSVTIQYRGILPDLFREGQGIVALGKLNAQGVVVADEVLAKHDEKYMPPEVTKALNESGQSAPVPASEGKY; from the coding sequence GTGAATCCGCTGCGCAAAAAACGCTTGATCATCATCCTGGCGATTCTGGTAGGGGTGGGCGCTGCCGTCGCCCTGGCCCTGAGCGCCTTGCAGCAGAACATCAACCTGTTTTACACCCCGACCCAGATCGCCAATGGTGAAGCGCCATTGGATACCCGCATTCGTGCCGGTGGCATGGTCGAGGACGGTTCGCTCAAGCGTTCGGGTGACTCGCTGGACGTGCAATTTGTGGTCACCGACTTCAACAAGTCCGTGACCATCCAGTATCGCGGCATCCTCCCCGACCTGTTCCGCGAAGGGCAGGGCATCGTCGCGCTGGGCAAGCTCAATGCCCAGGGCGTGGTGGTGGCTGACGAGGTGCTGGCCAAGCACGACGAGAAATACATGCCGCCCGAAGTGACCAAGGCGCTGAACGAAAGTGGCCAATCCGCGCCTGTGCCTGCAAGTGAGGGTAAGTACTGA
- the ccmD gene encoding heme exporter protein CcmD, whose protein sequence is MSFASFGDFLAMGHHGVYVWSAYGICLAVLGLNVALPIMARRRYLQQEARRLRRENSK, encoded by the coding sequence ATGAGTTTTGCTTCTTTTGGCGACTTTCTCGCCATGGGCCATCACGGGGTGTATGTCTGGTCGGCCTATGGCATTTGCCTGGCGGTGCTGGGGTTGAACGTGGCACTGCCAATCATGGCGCGCCGGCGTTATCTGCAACAAGAGGCGCGCCGTTTGCGCCGGGAGAATTCGAAGTGA
- a CDS encoding DsbE family thiol:disulfide interchange protein, with translation MRRWLMLVPLAIFLGMAWFLYRGLYLDPTELPSAMIDKPFPAFSLPSVEGDKTLTEADLKGKPALVNVWATWCISCRVEHPVLTKLADQGVLIYGVNYKDVNEDAKKWLKDFHNPYQLDINDADGSLGLNLGVYGAPETFLIDSKGIIRHKFVGVIDETVWREQLAGKYQALVDEAKP, from the coding sequence ATGAGACGTTGGTTGATGCTGGTCCCGCTGGCCATTTTTCTCGGTATGGCGTGGTTTCTCTACCGCGGTTTGTATCTGGACCCCACCGAGCTGCCGTCGGCGATGATCGACAAACCGTTCCCGGCCTTCAGCCTGCCTTCGGTGGAGGGGGACAAAACCCTCACCGAGGCTGACCTCAAAGGCAAGCCTGCGCTGGTCAACGTGTGGGCCACCTGGTGCATTTCGTGTCGGGTCGAGCACCCGGTGCTGACCAAACTGGCCGATCAGGGCGTGTTGATCTACGGCGTCAACTACAAGGACGTCAACGAAGATGCGAAGAAGTGGCTCAAGGATTTCCACAACCCTTATCAGTTGGACATCAATGACGCAGACGGCTCCCTGGGCCTGAACCTCGGCGTGTACGGCGCTCCTGAGACATTCCTGATCGACAGCAAGGGCATCATCCGCCACAAGTTTGTCGGCGTGATCGACGAGACCGTGTGGCGCGAGCAGCTTGCGGGTAAATATCAGGCACTGGTTGACGAGGCCAAACCATGA
- a CDS encoding amidase → MIFLDQADAHSIAEQVRTARLSPGVVAEHFLTQIDAREAAIQAFAAHDPQCVRKQAQGLSSPRLNGVLAGVPVGIKDIIDTWDHPTAFYSPIYANNWPSRDAHVVALLRQAGAVIMGKTHTTEFAYMKTGPTRNPHDLRRTPGSSSAGSAAGMAAGLFALALGTQTAGSLLKPASYCGLYAFKPSHGLVSLEGVKPLAPSFDTLGWYGRSVRDLALLARVLVPGLVQTNRDSGARSFGFCRTSRWDQIDPPVAQALLAAIEHLKTAGHNVTEVVLEDEFASVFDDHQLINDCEGARSLSKEWQSNPEQMSPQVLAMIERARATTWDQETAARSRLAALAPILKAHFEPFDAMLGATCGMVAPLGLESTGPSDFCKFWMAFGLPQINLPLPRQPGELPVGLQLIGGYRQDSALLEAAQQVDMVISGL, encoded by the coding sequence ATGATTTTTCTTGACCAAGCAGATGCCCACTCGATTGCCGAACAGGTACGCACGGCGCGGCTGAGCCCCGGGGTGGTGGCCGAGCACTTCCTGACGCAAATCGATGCCCGGGAAGCCGCCATCCAGGCCTTCGCTGCCCACGACCCCCAGTGCGTGCGCAAGCAGGCACAGGGCCTGAGCAGCCCGCGGCTCAACGGCGTGCTGGCCGGTGTACCGGTGGGCATCAAGGACATCATCGATACCTGGGACCACCCCACGGCCTTTTATTCGCCGATCTACGCCAATAACTGGCCCTCGCGGGATGCCCATGTGGTTGCCCTGCTGCGTCAGGCCGGGGCGGTGATCATGGGTAAAACCCATACCACCGAATTTGCCTACATGAAGACCGGGCCGACGCGTAATCCCCATGATCTGCGCAGGACGCCGGGCAGCTCCAGTGCCGGTTCTGCGGCGGGTATGGCGGCAGGCTTGTTTGCGCTGGCACTGGGTACGCAAACGGCGGGTTCGTTGCTCAAGCCAGCTTCATATTGCGGGTTGTATGCGTTCAAGCCGTCCCATGGGCTGGTTTCCCTGGAGGGGGTCAAGCCGCTGGCGCCGAGCTTCGACACGTTGGGCTGGTATGGCCGGTCGGTTCGCGACCTGGCGCTGCTCGCCCGTGTACTGGTGCCCGGCCTGGTGCAAACGAACAGGGATAGTGGTGCCAGATCATTCGGGTTTTGCCGCACGTCGCGTTGGGATCAGATCGATCCGCCGGTGGCTCAGGCCTTGCTGGCAGCGATCGAACATTTGAAAACCGCAGGCCACAACGTGACCGAGGTGGTACTGGAGGACGAGTTCGCCAGTGTTTTTGATGATCATCAGTTGATCAATGACTGCGAGGGTGCCCGCTCACTGAGCAAGGAGTGGCAATCGAACCCCGAGCAAATGAGCCCGCAAGTGCTGGCCATGATTGAGCGGGCGCGGGCTACAACCTGGGATCAGGAAACGGCGGCCAGGAGCCGGCTGGCGGCGTTGGCACCGATACTGAAAGCGCATTTTGAACCCTTCGACGCGATGCTGGGTGCCACCTGCGGCATGGTTGCGCCGCTGGGGCTGGAGAGCACAGGGCCATCAGACTTCTGCAAGTTCTGGATGGCATTCGGCCTGCCCCAGATCAACCTGCCGCTGCCCCGACAGCCGGGCGAACTGCCGGTGGGCTTGCAATTGATCGGCGGGTATCGCCAGGACAGTGCGCTGCTTGAGGCTGCGCAGCAGGTGGACATGGTCATTTCCGGCCTGTAG